In the Marinomonas algicola genome, one interval contains:
- a CDS encoding ABC transporter transmembrane domain-containing protein: MSVSSTNGFKTLQKLWPFLRPYKWVLVGALLSLAVTAGTTLTMGKSIQLLIDQGFIGESLDQLNQTLGWMFAAVVLIAGGTFARFYLVTWLGERVTADLRQAIFSKIITLHPSYFEENRSGEIMSRLTTDTTLLQSIIGSSLSFALRSFVMMLGGLVMLFITNIKLTLIVLAVVPLVLLPIIIFGRRVRKLSRKSQDSIADVGTYAGEIIQQIKTVQSYRHEALENIAFSNEVEKAFGVAKQRILQRSSLISIVILFSFTAIGAMLWVGGYDVMNGNMTGGELAAFVFYALLVASGVASVSEVLGEVQRAAGATERLIELMDEESLIRSPEQPNPLSAQHDVHLALSNVTFKYPSRPDTAALLNVNLQINTGESVAIVGPSGAGKSTLFELLLRFYDPQEGQVLLNGTDLRTLSLDDARGQIALVPQQPTLFSSDVWHNIRYGNPTATDEQVRAAAKAAYALDFIEKLPQGFNSYLGENGVRLSGGQKQRIVIARAILSDTNILLLDEATSALDGESEFNVQQALETAMENRTTLIIAHRLSTVKNADRLIVMDQGEIVAVGTHSDLLKTSILYQNLAKRQFSESVF, encoded by the coding sequence ATGTCAGTATCATCAACCAACGGTTTTAAGACCTTGCAAAAATTATGGCCTTTTCTGCGTCCTTACAAATGGGTTTTAGTGGGTGCCTTGCTGTCTTTAGCGGTAACAGCGGGTACAACACTTACCATGGGAAAAAGTATCCAATTACTGATTGATCAAGGCTTTATTGGCGAATCTTTGGATCAATTAAATCAAACACTAGGTTGGATGTTTGCGGCTGTTGTGCTGATTGCCGGTGGAACTTTCGCGCGTTTTTATCTGGTGACTTGGCTAGGTGAACGAGTTACAGCCGATTTAAGACAGGCTATTTTTAGTAAGATCATTACTCTGCATCCGAGTTATTTTGAAGAAAACCGTTCGGGTGAAATAATGTCTCGCCTGACGACAGATACAACCTTATTGCAGTCTATCATTGGTTCCAGTTTAAGCTTTGCTTTGCGCAGTTTTGTGATGATGTTAGGTGGTTTGGTCATGCTTTTTATTACGAATATAAAGTTGACTTTAATCGTATTGGCCGTTGTCCCGCTTGTGTTGTTGCCTATTATTATCTTTGGTCGTCGTGTACGCAAACTGTCACGAAAAAGCCAAGATTCCATAGCCGATGTGGGTACCTATGCTGGTGAGATTATCCAGCAGATCAAAACAGTACAAAGTTATCGACACGAGGCGCTTGAAAACATCGCTTTTTCCAATGAAGTAGAGAAAGCCTTTGGTGTCGCTAAACAGCGTATTTTACAACGCTCTAGTCTGATCTCGATTGTGATTTTATTTAGTTTCACGGCGATTGGTGCCATGCTGTGGGTGGGTGGCTACGATGTCATGAATGGCAACATGACGGGAGGAGAATTAGCCGCATTTGTGTTTTATGCTTTGCTGGTGGCGAGTGGCGTAGCGTCTGTATCGGAAGTGTTAGGTGAAGTTCAACGGGCGGCGGGAGCAACAGAGCGGCTGATTGAATTAATGGACGAAGAGAGCCTTATCAGGTCTCCTGAGCAGCCTAATCCGTTATCGGCTCAGCATGATGTCCATTTAGCCTTGTCTAACGTCACTTTTAAGTACCCTTCACGCCCTGATACGGCGGCTTTGTTGAACGTAAACTTACAGATAAACACAGGGGAGTCCGTCGCTATTGTCGGCCCAAGCGGCGCGGGTAAGTCAACCTTGTTTGAGTTGTTATTGCGCTTTTATGACCCTCAAGAAGGGCAGGTTTTATTGAATGGTACAGACCTAAGAACGTTAAGTCTTGATGATGCTCGCGGCCAAATAGCACTGGTTCCACAACAACCCACTTTGTTTAGTAGTGATGTTTGGCATAACATACGGTATGGCAATCCGACAGCGACGGATGAGCAAGTTAGGGCGGCGGCAAAAGCGGCTTATGCACTGGATTTCATCGAAAAACTTCCGCAAGGGTTCAATAGTTATTTGGGGGAGAATGGTGTTCGACTAAGTGGTGGTCAGAAACAGCGTATTGTCATTGCAAGAGCGATCTTAAGTGATACCAATATTTTATTATTGGATGAAGCAACGAGTGCGCTGGATGGAGAAAGTGAATTTAACGTGCAACAGGCTTTGGAGACAGCCATGGAGAATCGTACAACCTTAATTATTGCTCACCGCTTATCGACTGTGAAAAATGCCGATAGACTGATTGTGATGGACCAGGGGGAGATTGTCGCTGTGGGCACCCATTCGGATTTATTAAAAACATCGATCTTGTATCAAAACTTGGCTAAGAGGCAGTTTTCAGAAAGCGTATTTTAG
- a CDS encoding response regulator has product MNSTIRVVIAEDDVQIAEIQKRFLERIEGFELVGVAHGLDEARDLVDVLKPELLLLDVHFPKGNGLELLRYIRSEDSSTDVILITAARETDTLRAALRGGIFDYILKPLVFERLKDALSNYATHLNKLHAMESLVQVDVDQFTPSNINTPPIQTALHLPKGIDALTLGKVIEVINEKKEPLNAEDVGKEINASRTTARRYLEYLVSRGELMAEVSYGSVGRPERRYLNNIK; this is encoded by the coding sequence ATGAATTCAACTATACGTGTTGTTATTGCTGAAGATGACGTGCAAATAGCTGAAATTCAAAAACGTTTTTTAGAGCGAATTGAAGGGTTTGAATTAGTTGGTGTCGCACATGGCCTCGATGAAGCACGTGATTTAGTGGATGTATTAAAACCTGAACTCTTGTTGCTGGATGTGCATTTCCCTAAAGGTAATGGTTTAGAACTGCTGCGTTATATTCGTTCTGAAGACAGCTCAACCGATGTGATCTTAATTACCGCAGCCCGTGAAACCGATACGTTACGCGCGGCATTAAGAGGCGGAATATTTGATTACATTCTGAAACCACTGGTATTTGAACGCTTAAAAGATGCCTTAAGTAACTACGCGACTCACCTCAATAAATTGCATGCAATGGAGTCCTTAGTCCAAGTAGATGTCGACCAATTTACCCCTAGTAATATTAACACCCCTCCGATTCAAACGGCATTGCATTTACCAAAGGGAATTGATGCCCTGACTCTTGGAAAGGTTATCGAAGTCATTAACGAGAAAAAAGAACCTCTTAACGCAGAAGATGTGGGAAAAGAAATCAATGCCAGTAGAACAACGGCAAGACGCTACCTGGAATACCTTGTCAGCCGAGGAGAGTTAATGGCCGAAGTCAGTTATGGTAGTGTAGGACGGCCAGAAAGGCGCTACTTAAACAACATAAAATAA
- a CDS encoding ATP-binding protein, with protein sequence MTNFLRLLKLKTRMTLMLGVMALLQTGTLGLFALNYLNESLEEQVAERALDVAKVIAAMPEIITAVEEKNSTYLQPLSLHLADTTNARFVVIGDSDSVRLSHPTFSRIGKPMYDDEGDHNEPALLEGKPYVRKATGSLGASIRGKAPIFDQKGDVIVGIVSVGFMLDTVDVILSRYRTTLLIVMLSAFMASILIAIWFSNHFKKAIFGLEPEQIGLLFEERNATLESIREGIISINADGRITTCNRAALNTLNLSDNVPLLGEPIQKILPDSQMFEVLEDGQPQFDQEFWLGDLCLITNRLPVRQEGQIIGVVSSFRPKDELAMVSRKLTRIKQYADSLRSQTHEYSNKLHTIAGLIQIGATKEALALIGQETENHQALIHLLVAAVPDPILAGCLLGKYNRASELGLTLTIDPESHMTDIPNHIPREQLVSIIGNLLDNAFETTLLTQGSGGDVCLTMTDLGNDLIFEIEDQGAGIPPEEQERIFERGVSTKGKSGHGIGLHLVYKLLDRLGGTVTIDPADTGGSRFTVYIPKNAPTTGIETMTGEII encoded by the coding sequence ATGACAAATTTTTTACGACTATTAAAGCTTAAAACTCGTATGACCCTCATGCTTGGTGTGATGGCCTTACTGCAAACGGGCACCTTAGGCCTGTTTGCCCTAAATTACTTGAATGAATCGCTTGAAGAACAAGTCGCGGAACGTGCTCTTGATGTCGCCAAGGTCATCGCGGCCATGCCTGAAATCATTACGGCGGTTGAAGAAAAAAACAGCACCTACTTGCAGCCACTTAGCCTGCACTTAGCAGACACAACCAACGCTCGCTTTGTGGTCATAGGCGATAGCGACAGTGTGAGATTATCTCATCCCACATTTTCTCGCATTGGCAAGCCTATGTACGATGATGAAGGTGACCATAATGAACCGGCGTTACTAGAGGGTAAACCGTATGTACGAAAAGCGACTGGCAGCTTGGGTGCCTCAATCAGAGGGAAGGCACCTATTTTTGATCAAAAAGGCGACGTAATAGTTGGTATCGTTTCCGTTGGCTTTATGCTGGATACGGTCGATGTTATTCTTTCCCGCTATCGCACCACTTTATTAATTGTGATGCTCTCCGCTTTCATGGCCAGTATATTAATTGCCATTTGGTTTTCTAATCATTTCAAAAAAGCCATTTTTGGGCTTGAGCCGGAGCAAATCGGCTTATTATTTGAAGAACGAAACGCCACGTTAGAATCCATTCGAGAAGGGATCATTTCCATCAATGCGGACGGGCGTATTACTACGTGTAACAGGGCCGCATTGAATACCTTAAACTTATCCGATAATGTGCCACTATTAGGCGAGCCTATTCAAAAAATATTACCAGACAGTCAAATGTTCGAAGTCCTCGAAGACGGTCAACCTCAATTTGACCAAGAGTTTTGGCTAGGCGACCTATGTCTTATAACGAACCGCCTACCGGTTCGTCAGGAAGGTCAAATCATTGGAGTCGTTTCCAGTTTCAGACCCAAAGATGAACTGGCAATGGTCAGCCGTAAACTCACTCGCATCAAGCAATATGCCGATAGCTTACGCAGCCAAACTCATGAATATTCCAACAAACTTCATACTATTGCGGGCTTAATTCAAATAGGCGCGACAAAAGAAGCCTTAGCGCTAATTGGGCAGGAAACCGAAAATCATCAAGCCTTAATTCACTTACTGGTGGCCGCCGTACCTGACCCTATATTGGCTGGTTGCTTGCTTGGAAAATACAATAGAGCGAGTGAACTTGGGTTAACCCTAACCATAGATCCAGAAAGTCATATGACCGATATTCCAAATCACATACCAAGAGAGCAACTGGTCAGTATTATTGGTAATTTACTGGATAATGCCTTTGAAACCACACTGCTTACGCAAGGTTCAGGCGGTGACGTCTGCTTAACCATGACCGATCTCGGGAATGATTTAATCTTTGAGATAGAAGACCAAGGGGCTGGAATACCTCCTGAAGAACAAGAACGTATCTTTGAAAGAGGTGTTTCTACTAAAGGAAAGTCTGGTCATGGAATCGGCCTCCATTTAGTATATAAACTGCTCGATCGGCTTGGTGGCACCGTAACCATCGATCCTGCCGATACTGGCGGTAGCCGTTTTACGGTTTATATACCCAAAAACGCACCGACAACAGGCATTGAAACGATGACAGGAGAGATCATATGA
- a CDS encoding tripartite tricarboxylate transporter substrate binding protein — translation MLSKFISRNKSTLLAAALVSSLSAGVAHAAVDEIHFLIPGGAGGGWDGTARGVGEALTKSGLVGSASYENLSGGGGGKAIASLIEKADQSHDTLMVNSTPIVIRSLTKVFPQSFRDLTPIAAVIGDFGAFVVPTDSKYQTFQEVVSDFNDNPRSVAIAGGSARGSMDHLVAAMAFKAAGGDARKLKYVAYDAGGKAMAGILSGDAHVLSTGFSEAIALANAGEVRILAITGESRSATAPDVPTLKELGYDATFVNWRGFFGAPGLPEAEADEYAATIGEMYKKDEWATVRDRNGWTEIFIPRADFVTFLEQQEVEVGNLMRELGFLK, via the coding sequence ATGTTATCTAAGTTTATCTCTCGTAATAAATCTACGCTATTAGCCGCCGCATTGGTGTCAAGCCTAAGTGCAGGAGTCGCTCATGCTGCCGTGGATGAGATTCATTTTCTAATCCCTGGTGGTGCTGGCGGTGGCTGGGATGGTACCGCTCGTGGCGTCGGTGAAGCATTAACCAAGTCTGGTTTGGTAGGCAGTGCGTCTTACGAAAACCTATCTGGTGGTGGTGGCGGTAAAGCCATTGCAAGTTTGATCGAAAAAGCCGATCAAAGTCATGATACATTAATGGTTAACTCTACTCCTATTGTTATCCGTTCATTAACGAAGGTATTCCCTCAATCTTTCCGTGATTTAACACCTATTGCCGCTGTTATTGGTGATTTCGGTGCTTTTGTTGTTCCAACTGATTCGAAATATCAAACGTTTCAAGAAGTCGTAAGTGATTTTAATGACAATCCTCGCTCAGTAGCAATTGCTGGTGGATCAGCTCGTGGCAGCATGGACCATTTAGTTGCAGCAATGGCGTTTAAAGCAGCTGGTGGTGATGCACGTAAACTAAAATATGTGGCTTATGATGCTGGTGGTAAAGCCATGGCAGGTATTCTATCTGGTGATGCCCATGTACTTTCAACAGGGTTCAGTGAAGCCATTGCTCTAGCGAATGCTGGTGAAGTACGCATTTTGGCGATTACGGGTGAATCACGTTCTGCAACCGCACCGGATGTACCAACACTAAAAGAACTGGGTTATGACGCGACGTTTGTTAACTGGCGTGGATTCTTTGGCGCTCCTGGTTTGCCAGAAGCTGAAGCCGATGAATACGCGGCAACAATTGGTGAAATGTACAAAAAAGATGAGTGGGCAACGGTTCGTGACCGCAACGGCTGGACTGAAATTTTCATCCCTCGCGCTGATTTTGTAACATTCCTAGAGCAACAAGAAGTTGAAGTTGGCAACCTTATGCGCGAGCTTGGTTTCTTAAAATAG
- a CDS encoding tripartite tricarboxylate transporter TctB family protein, translating to MIITKDHIGGLVFLCLSAAYGYYTGDISMLPGDEYEPFNAQTLPSILSYMGGILSIALLLTASRDASDRLSFKGYDFPLVIKLLVLVVLFGIALEWVGFLVSTVFFLICGYWLLGERKWKTLLIASVPFALFIWFSLSQLLDIYLAPGRLITMLFGG from the coding sequence ATGATTATTACGAAAGATCATATTGGCGGTTTGGTATTTCTGTGCCTGTCTGCCGCCTATGGTTATTATACAGGCGATATTTCTATGCTGCCGGGAGATGAATATGAGCCCTTTAATGCACAAACTCTACCGAGCATATTGTCTTACATGGGTGGAATTCTTTCGATTGCTTTGCTCTTGACGGCAAGCCGAGATGCGAGCGATCGTTTATCTTTTAAAGGTTACGACTTTCCTCTTGTTATTAAGTTGTTGGTTCTAGTTGTCTTATTTGGTATTGCGCTAGAATGGGTTGGTTTCTTAGTTTCAACGGTGTTCTTTTTGATTTGTGGCTATTGGTTGTTAGGTGAACGTAAGTGGAAAACGCTACTCATCGCCTCTGTTCCTTTTGCGTTATTTATTTGGTTCTCACTATCCCAGCTACTGGATATTTATCTTGCCCCAGGGCGTTTAATCACTATGTTGTTTGGAGGTTAA
- a CDS encoding tripartite tricarboxylate transporter permease, whose protein sequence is MLEGIFTGLGTALMPFNIMMVVVGCFAGTFIGMLPGLGPISAVALMIPITYGLDPASGIILMAGVYYGAVFGGSTSSILINAPGCASTVVTSFDGYPLAQQGQAGKALALAAYCSFTGGTVGAIILLFAAPALAKVSLSFQSGDYFALMVLGLTAVAAFSGKGQVIKAMIMTVFGLMISTVGMDTMTGAPRFTFGSVDLLDGVSFLLLAMATFALTEVVMSLMKRQHLEEDQPIDMAALGSMKLSKEEVKEVAPTVARSSVFGFIIGVLPGAGATIASFLAYGMERNFASAKEKLKFGRGALRGLAAPETANNAASTGSFVPLLTLGIPGSGTTAIMLGALIAAGVQPGPRLFVDNPDVFWSVIISMYFGNLVLLILNLPLIPYISRLLAIPRQILIPLILFFSITGVYLVSFNTFDIQMMVFITVIALFLKMLEFPMAPMLLGYILGGIMEQNLSRSLVMSDGSLDFIWERPLTLTIITIAVILLFMPLISKFFESRAKKGIESSVNTGEGG, encoded by the coding sequence ATGTTAGAAGGTATTTTTACTGGATTAGGCACGGCCCTTATGCCATTCAATATTATGATGGTTGTGGTGGGTTGTTTTGCTGGTACTTTCATTGGAATGTTGCCGGGCCTTGGACCCATTTCGGCGGTTGCACTGATGATTCCAATTACCTATGGGCTTGATCCGGCTTCGGGTATTATCTTGATGGCGGGTGTTTACTACGGTGCCGTATTTGGTGGTTCAACGTCATCTATTTTGATTAATGCTCCAGGTTGTGCAAGTACAGTGGTGACATCATTTGATGGCTATCCGTTGGCTCAACAGGGGCAAGCGGGTAAGGCGCTTGCCTTGGCGGCCTACTGCTCATTTACTGGCGGCACAGTGGGGGCCATTATCCTGTTATTTGCGGCGCCCGCACTTGCCAAGGTGTCTTTAAGTTTTCAATCTGGAGATTATTTCGCGCTGATGGTGTTAGGTCTAACGGCTGTAGCGGCTTTCTCTGGAAAAGGGCAAGTTATTAAAGCCATGATCATGACGGTGTTTGGCTTGATGATTTCCACTGTCGGTATGGATACCATGACTGGTGCGCCACGATTTACTTTTGGGAGTGTGGATTTACTGGATGGCGTTAGCTTTTTGTTATTAGCCATGGCAACTTTTGCCTTAACAGAAGTGGTTATGTCATTAATGAAGCGACAACACCTTGAGGAAGATCAGCCTATTGATATGGCGGCCTTAGGCAGTATGAAGTTAAGCAAAGAAGAAGTGAAAGAAGTGGCTCCAACGGTGGCTCGTTCTTCTGTCTTTGGATTTATCATTGGTGTATTGCCTGGTGCAGGTGCCACTATCGCCTCTTTCTTGGCATATGGTATGGAGCGCAACTTCGCTTCAGCGAAAGAAAAGTTGAAATTTGGCCGCGGTGCCTTACGCGGTTTAGCGGCTCCTGAAACGGCGAATAATGCCGCTTCTACCGGTTCTTTTGTACCACTTTTAACGTTAGGTATTCCTGGGTCAGGTACAACGGCGATCATGTTGGGGGCTTTGATTGCCGCAGGCGTTCAGCCTGGTCCACGTTTGTTTGTTGATAACCCTGATGTGTTCTGGTCAGTCATCATTTCTATGTATTTTGGTAATCTAGTGCTCTTGATACTTAACTTACCATTGATACCCTATATTTCACGTTTGCTGGCTATCCCACGTCAAATATTGATTCCTTTGATTTTGTTCTTCTCTATCACAGGTGTCTATTTGGTGAGCTTTAATACCTTTGATATCCAAATGATGGTATTTATTACTGTTATTGCTCTATTTCTTAAAATGTTGGAATTTCCAATGGCCCCGATGCTACTTGGTTATATTTTAGGCGGTATCATGGAGCAAAACTTGAGCCGATCTTTGGTAATGTCAGACGGAAGTTTGGACTTTATCTGGGAGCGTCCTTTGACACTGACGATAATCACGATTGCTGTTATTCTGCTATTTATGCCGCTTATTAGTAAGTTTTTTGAATCAAGAGCGAAGAAAGGCATTGAATCGTCTGTAAATACAGGTGAGGGCGGTTAG
- a CDS encoding siderophore ABC transporter substrate-binding protein: MKKRTLLSSFLSLSLFSINVLATTQIEHHQGTQSFDAVPKKVITFDLSSLDTMDSLGLDVFGLPKEFANGHLEKFKDERYTNVGSLFEPDYEVVAASQPDLVIISGRASNAYDGLSDIAPTIDLTITGEDFLNQFKESSRKVAAIFDKESELESQLDQLDLKVNEIKSLAKTSGNALFILTNGGKISAYGSGSRFGWLHDDLGIEPVIKDIKAATHGDPVSFEFILETNPDWIFVLDRDSAIGRSQDAAKTLLDNELIHKTKASKNNQIVYLNGFNWYILAGGMTATMESVEEVLTALRK; this comes from the coding sequence ATGAAAAAACGTACTTTACTTTCCAGCTTCTTGAGCCTCTCTCTCTTTTCAATCAATGTTTTGGCGACAACTCAAATTGAACACCATCAAGGAACGCAGAGTTTTGATGCGGTACCAAAAAAAGTCATCACTTTTGATTTATCAAGTTTGGATACGATGGATTCTCTTGGTTTGGATGTTTTTGGCTTGCCTAAAGAGTTTGCTAATGGCCATTTAGAGAAATTTAAAGATGAAAGGTATACGAATGTTGGTTCTTTGTTTGAACCGGATTACGAAGTTGTTGCGGCAAGTCAGCCAGATTTGGTCATTATTTCAGGTCGTGCATCCAATGCGTACGATGGGCTGTCTGATATTGCGCCTACAATTGATTTAACCATTACGGGTGAGGATTTTTTAAATCAATTTAAAGAATCTAGTCGCAAAGTTGCGGCGATCTTTGATAAAGAATCTGAACTTGAAAGTCAGCTTGATCAGTTGGATCTGAAGGTTAATGAGATTAAATCCTTGGCAAAAACCTCAGGTAATGCGTTATTTATTTTAACGAATGGCGGAAAAATATCGGCATATGGCTCTGGGTCTCGTTTTGGTTGGTTGCATGACGACCTCGGTATAGAGCCTGTTATTAAAGATATTAAAGCGGCAACCCATGGCGATCCAGTCTCTTTTGAGTTTATTTTGGAAACGAACCCTGATTGGATTTTTGTTCTTGATCGAGACTCTGCAATTGGTCGATCTCAAGATGCCGCAAAAACGCTGCTAGATAATGAGTTGATCCATAAGACAAAAGCATCGAAAAACAATCAAATTGTGTATTTAAACGGCTTTAACTGGTACATCCTTGCGGGTGGCATGACGGCGACGATGGAAAGTGTTGAGGAAGTGCTGACGGCTTTAAGAAAATAG
- a CDS encoding ABC transporter permease, which yields MKKISFSIVMLVIMLSIISIFVGVQHLHFSAESFDLVLLSRLPRTLALILAGVSLSVAGVIMQQLARNKFVEPTTTGTVESATLGMLLMLIFYPDASVIYKLIVACITSIIGTGFFLLLLRKVPLRSDVIVPLIGIMYAGVIGAVITFIAYRMDLLQSIWVWTQGDFSMILKGRYELLWFAGILSVVAYFTADKFTLAGLGKQVSTNLGLNYNGIFIWGLVIVSLITGVTVVNSGIIPFLGLVVPNIVSIVMGDNLRRSLPFVALVGAALVLFCDILARLINFPYEIPIGTVMGVIGSGLFLYLLLRRQ from the coding sequence ATGAAAAAGATATCTTTTTCCATCGTAATGCTGGTGATAATGCTGTCTATCATCAGCATTTTTGTTGGTGTTCAGCATTTGCATTTTTCAGCTGAATCGTTTGACCTTGTTCTTCTGTCTCGTCTTCCTAGAACGTTAGCGTTGATTCTTGCGGGAGTCTCCTTGTCCGTTGCTGGCGTTATTATGCAGCAGTTAGCTCGTAATAAATTTGTAGAGCCAACCACGACGGGAACGGTTGAATCAGCCACGTTGGGCATGCTTTTAATGCTGATTTTTTACCCTGACGCGAGTGTGATTTATAAGTTAATCGTCGCGTGCATAACGTCTATTATTGGTACGGGTTTTTTTCTGCTATTACTGCGTAAAGTGCCGCTTCGTTCCGATGTTATTGTGCCGTTAATTGGCATTATGTATGCCGGAGTAATTGGAGCCGTTATTACTTTTATTGCCTATAGAATGGATCTATTGCAATCGATATGGGTTTGGACACAAGGCGACTTCTCTATGATTCTAAAAGGTCGCTACGAGCTTTTATGGTTTGCAGGTATCTTGAGTGTCGTGGCTTATTTTACGGCAGATAAGTTCACTTTAGCAGGTCTTGGGAAGCAAGTTAGTACTAACTTAGGGTTGAATTATAATGGTATATTCATTTGGGGTTTGGTGATTGTGTCATTAATTACAGGCGTGACTGTGGTGAACTCCGGCATCATTCCTTTTCTAGGGTTAGTTGTGCCAAACATTGTGAGTATTGTTATGGGTGACAACTTGCGTAGGTCGTTACCTTTTGTGGCGCTTGTCGGTGCGGCTTTAGTTCTTTTTTGTGACATCCTCGCACGTTTGATTAATTTTCCTTATGAAATTCCAATTGGCACTGTCATGGGGGTGATTGGAAGCGGCCTCTTTCTCTATCTATTATTAAGGAGGCAGTAG
- a CDS encoding iron chelate uptake ABC transporter family permease subunit, with translation MRIQSVTHFLQTWLTPQYRLMIAALVTLVTIGLFMSYGVKASWEFTIMFRGKKLLTFLIVAFCIACSTLFFQTLSHNRIITPAIMGFDSLYILIQTLLVFSIGSLQYAQMNEYVKWGLEVFVLVFASSFLFQWLFIKKQLNLYILILIGVVLGVFFQSISGVFMRMISPTDFAVLQDSAFASFGAVDFHLLMISALVVLFILIFIVRNHHKLDVLALGKFTAINLGVDQAQLTRLLIIVISVLVGLSTSLVGPVTFFGLLVVNLAYFLTGSHLHRFLIPMTVFIAMITLISGEFVLQHVLHYNTRLSIIIEFVGGLFFLSLVIRKKIA, from the coding sequence ATGCGTATTCAATCGGTTACACATTTTTTGCAAACGTGGCTAACACCTCAATATCGACTAATGATTGCGGCTTTGGTTACCTTGGTTACTATCGGGTTATTTATGAGTTATGGCGTAAAAGCCAGTTGGGAATTTACAATTATGTTTCGTGGCAAAAAATTGCTCACGTTTCTAATCGTGGCATTTTGTATTGCTTGCTCCACATTATTTTTTCAAACATTGAGCCATAATCGTATTATTACACCGGCGATTATGGGATTTGATTCGCTGTATATTTTGATTCAGACCTTGTTGGTTTTTTCAATTGGCTCCTTACAATACGCCCAAATGAATGAGTATGTTAAATGGGGATTGGAGGTGTTTGTTTTAGTGTTTGCTTCCAGCTTCTTATTTCAATGGTTGTTTATAAAAAAACAACTGAATTTGTATATTCTTATTCTCATTGGGGTCGTGCTTGGGGTGTTTTTTCAGAGTATTTCTGGCGTGTTTATGCGTATGATCAGCCCAACAGATTTTGCTGTGTTACAAGATTCTGCTTTTGCTAGCTTTGGTGCTGTTGATTTTCATTTATTAATGATTTCAGCTTTAGTGGTGCTGTTTATTTTGATCTTTATTGTGCGTAATCACCATAAGCTTGATGTGTTGGCTCTAGGTAAGTTTACCGCGATTAACCTTGGTGTTGATCAGGCTCAATTAACCCGCCTACTTATTATCGTGATCTCTGTGCTGGTCGGGTTGTCTACTTCCTTAGTCGGTCCGGTAACTTTTTTTGGATTACTGGTGGTGAACCTAGCGTATTTTTTAACCGGTAGTCATTTACATCGTTTTTTGATTCCTATGACAGTGTTCATTGCCATGATTACTTTAATTAGTGGCGAATTCGTGTTGCAGCATGTTTTGCATTACAACACGAGACTCAGCATTATTATTGAATTTGTCGGTGGCCTCTTCTTTTTAAGCTTGGTGATTAGGAAAAAAATTGCATGA
- a CDS encoding ABC transporter ATP-binding protein — protein MIKTHQLSLSYGDTSVLKNINVQFRTSGMTSIIGPNGAGKSSLLSLVCRLQQASSGSVTFDEQDIHAIKSAQLATKMAILRQENHLMTRLSIEDLVCFGRFPYHQGRPTKDDFEKINRAISLMELDNLKARYINELSGGQRQRAYIAMVLAQDTDYIFLDEPLNNLDMKHSANIMKVLRKVTDEMNKSVILVIHDINIAACYSDEIIAMKEGEVVCQDTPEVIMKNERLSALYDMPLTVETLHGKPVCLYYL, from the coding sequence ATGATAAAAACCCATCAATTATCGCTTAGTTATGGTGATACATCGGTATTAAAGAATATTAATGTCCAATTTCGCACTTCTGGTATGACGAGTATTATTGGACCAAATGGTGCGGGTAAGTCGAGCTTGTTGTCTTTGGTGTGTCGATTGCAACAAGCAAGTAGTGGTTCTGTCACCTTTGATGAACAAGACATCCATGCGATTAAAAGTGCTCAACTCGCGACTAAAATGGCCATTTTGAGGCAAGAAAATCATCTGATGACACGCTTAAGTATTGAAGATTTAGTGTGTTTTGGTCGTTTTCCATACCATCAAGGCCGTCCAACTAAAGACGATTTCGAAAAAATAAATCGAGCTATATCCTTAATGGAATTAGACAATCTTAAAGCCCGCTACATTAATGAGCTGTCTGGCGGGCAACGACAAAGAGCGTATATCGCCATGGTGTTGGCGCAAGATACAGATTATATTTTTTTAGATGAGCCGCTTAACAATCTAGATATGAAGCACAGTGCGAATATCATGAAGGTACTGAGGAAAGTCACTGATGAAATGAATAAAAGCGTCATTTTGGTCATTCACGATATTAATATTGCCGCTTGTTACAGTGATGAAATCATTGCGATGAAAGAAGGCGAAGTCGTTTGCCAAGATACGCCTGAAGTGATCATGAAAAATGAAAGATTAAGTGCGCTTTATGACATGCCACTGACGGTGGAAACCCTTCATGGCAAACCTGTGTGTTTGTATTACCTTTGA